In the Desulfosporosinus acidiphilus SJ4 genome, ATTAGTAATTTGCTCAGAGGAGAGTGGCCTATTTGAATCATCAAACCAAATCACCATAGTTACCCTAGCTTCGGATGCATCTACAAATTTCGAATTTAAAAGTAAAGGGATTGACTTATTCGAAACCCCATCATCATTCATCGTATTTTGGGCCATTAAGACATTTGTTTTTAGGCACAGCATCAGAAGAATGCATACTACTAGTATTCCAACGTTACTATGCTTTTTAACTACGTTTTTACCTAAGATATTTATTATTTTTTTCAAAACAATTAAACCTCTCTCACGTTTTGGACTTACAGGTAGTTTTGCCAAATCGTGTGAAAGCTAACGTATATCTGTGCTTTATTTAACTATATTTTTCATCCTTACCACTCTTTATTATTATAATTTATTCCAGGGTTCATAACCTGAAGAGACCTCCTGATAACTCTTAAGCCTGTAATTGAGTCTTGAGCTATTACTCAGCGGACTTACTTTACTTTTCCTCTAATTTAATTTAATTTTACTTTAATTTAAGCTTACGGACTACAGATTGTGTTGTCTTGCACATAATAAAAAAAAAGGGACCCTCATAGGGTCCCTTATAGTATACATATTAATTTCCTACTGATCAAGGCTGGTTAATATTAATCACTTCGGTTAGCTTACTTCTTATCTTCAGATGCACTAATCCGAGCCACAGCTTTACGCAGAGCATACTCCGCCCGTTTTACGTCGACTTCACTGGTTGGTGAAGTTAAACGCTTTGCAGCGCGCTCCTTCGCTGCCAAGGCACGCTGGAGATCAATGTTCTCACTCAGCTCAGCCGTATCAGCAAGAATCGTTGCAGAGTTATCAGCCACTTCGACGAAGCCACCCGCTAAGGCAAGGCGTTTGACTGTACCATTGATCGTGTAACGAACAACGCCAATATCAAGTCCCGCAATAAGAGGTGCGTGGTTAGGTAATATTCCTAACTCACCGGCTCCCCCAGGAAGCACAACAAACTCTACATCTTCCTTCAGAACGTCTCCATTCGGGGAGACAATGCGCAATCCAAATGTACTTGCCATGGCTTACGCCCCCATTTTCTTAGCTTTTTCAACTACTTCTTCAATGGGGCCCACCATCAGGAAGGCTGCCTCCGAAATGTCATCGTATTTACCTTCCGCAATTTCTTTAAAGCCACGAATTGTATCTTTCAAAGGCACATACTTTCCAGGCGAACCTGTAAAGTTTTCTGCAACGAAGAATGGCTGTGACAAGAACCGTTGAATCTTACGTGCCCGGGCAACGATAAGTTTCTCTTCTTCAGATAACTCATCCATACCGAGAATTGCAATGATATCCTGCAGCTCTTTGTATTTTTGCAGAATTTGCTGAACTTGTCGGGCAACCGCATAATGCTCTTCACCTAAAACCAGGGGAGAGAGAATCCGTGATGTTGAATCCAGTGGGTCCACTGCCGGGTAAATACCGATTTCGGCAATGGCACGGGACAAAACTGTCTTAGCGTCCAAGTGAGCAAATGCTGTTGCCGGTGCGGGGTCTGTTAAGTCGTCAGCCGGCACATAGATAGCTTGTACTGAAGTAATAGAACCGGTACGAGTTGAAGTAATCCGCTCTTGCAATTGACCCATTTCTGTAGCCAAAGTTGGTTGATAACCAACAGCAGATGGCATCCGGCCGAGCAAAGCCGAAACTTCAGATCCTGCCTGAGTAAAGCGGAAAATGTTGTCGATGAAGAGCAACACGTCTTGACCTTGTTCATCACGGAAATATTCCGCCATGGTCAGTCCGGTTAATCCTACCCGCAGACGAGCACCAGGCGGTTCATTCATTTGACCGAACACCATGGCTGTCTTATCGATAACGCCTGATTCTTTCATTTCGTGGTAAAGGTCGTTTCCTTCACGAGTCCGCTCTCCAACACCGGCGAATACAGAGATACCACCATGTTGCTTAGCAATATTGTTGATCAGTTCCATGATTAAGACTGTCTTACCAACACCGGCACCGCCAAAGAGTCCGATCTTACCACCCTTCGAGTAGGGAGCCAGTAAGTCAATAACTTTGATTCCGGTTTCTAAAATACGGGTTGATGGTTCTTGATCTTCAAAGGCGGGAGCAGGACGATGAATCGGATAAGTATGCTCCATACTGATTTCTCCGACGTTATCAATTTGCTCTCCTAAAACGTTAACCATCCGCCCCAGTGTCGCTGGGCCAACAGGAACTGTAATTGGTGCACCGGTATTTATTGCCTCAATGCCCCTTTGCAGACCATCGGTAGAGGACATAGCTACGCAGCGTACTGTGTCATTTCCTAGATGCTGAGCAGCTTCTAAGGTAAGATCAATGTTCTTCTCGGGAACCTTGATCTTAATAGCAGTGTATATTTCCGGCAGTTCATCAGGTGCGAAAGCAACGTCAACTACC is a window encoding:
- a CDS encoding F0F1 ATP synthase subunit epsilon → MASTFGLRIVSPNGDVLKEDVEFVVLPGGAGELGILPNHAPLIAGLDIGVVRYTINGTVKRLALAGGFVEVADNSATILADTAELSENIDLQRALAAKERAAKRLTSPTSEVDVKRAEYALRKAVARISASEDKK
- the atpD gene encoding F0F1 ATP synthase subunit beta, producing MKNGKVLQVMGPVVDVAFAPDELPEIYTAIKIKVPEKNIDLTLEAAQHLGNDTVRCVAMSSTDGLQRGIEAINTGAPITVPVGPATLGRMVNVLGEQIDNVGEISMEHTYPIHRPAPAFEDQEPSTRILETGIKVIDLLAPYSKGGKIGLFGGAGVGKTVLIMELINNIAKQHGGISVFAGVGERTREGNDLYHEMKESGVIDKTAMVFGQMNEPPGARLRVGLTGLTMAEYFRDEQGQDVLLFIDNIFRFTQAGSEVSALLGRMPSAVGYQPTLATEMGQLQERITSTRTGSITSVQAIYVPADDLTDPAPATAFAHLDAKTVLSRAIAEIGIYPAVDPLDSTSRILSPLVLGEEHYAVARQVQQILQKYKELQDIIAILGMDELSEEEKLIVARARKIQRFLSQPFFVAENFTGSPGKYVPLKDTIRGFKEIAEGKYDDISEAAFLMVGPIEEVVEKAKKMGA